One stretch of Saccharopolyspora erythraea DNA includes these proteins:
- a CDS encoding MarR family winged helix-turn-helix transcriptional regulator: MSLSDDAAEARAQGWRALAALHARIETRIERSLQHEHDLSVSEFTVLDVLSRQDGWHMRMQQLANAVVLSQSATTRLVTRLEKLGLLRRYLCEDDRRGIYTEVSESGQKLLAAARPTHDTALREAMDEASDVPELAPLVRALETLEPTAV; the protein is encoded by the coding sequence ATGTCCCTGTCCGATGACGCGGCAGAAGCCCGCGCCCAGGGCTGGCGAGCCCTGGCCGCTCTGCACGCCCGGATCGAGACCCGGATCGAGCGATCGCTCCAGCACGAGCACGACCTCAGCGTGAGCGAGTTCACCGTGCTCGACGTGCTGTCCCGCCAGGACGGCTGGCACATGCGCATGCAGCAGCTCGCCAACGCGGTCGTGCTCAGCCAGAGCGCGACGACCAGGCTGGTGACCAGGCTGGAGAAGCTCGGACTGCTGCGCCGATACCTGTGCGAGGACGACCGCAGGGGGATCTACACCGAGGTCAGCGAGTCCGGCCAGAAGCTGCTGGCCGCGGCCCGGCCCACGCACGACACCGCGCTGCGCGAGGCGATGGACGAGGCCAGCGACGTGCCCGAGCTGGCCCCGCTGGTCCGCGCGCTGGAAACCCTCGAGCCCACGGCGGTCTGA
- a CDS encoding GntR family transcriptional regulator encodes MRRPPTTQEFVLDELRKSIVAGELAPGQPIRQDAIAQRLGVSRVPLREALKTLEAEGQVVYQPHRGYSVAELSLDDLLEVYRMRELLESEAATVAAERFGESDLAVITEAQREVESASRVGDLVGMIAANRRFHFALLEPARMPRLLRVVRTLWDATDAYRAVYYNSDANRARVHEEHAAIVDAAKRHDAAELVVLLTEHREHAVDTLRATIPAEQD; translated from the coding sequence ATGCGACGCCCACCCACCACCCAGGAGTTCGTGCTCGACGAGCTCCGGAAGTCGATCGTGGCAGGCGAGCTCGCACCCGGGCAGCCCATCCGCCAGGACGCGATCGCCCAGCGCCTCGGGGTGAGCCGGGTGCCGTTGCGCGAGGCGCTCAAGACGCTGGAGGCCGAGGGCCAGGTCGTGTACCAGCCGCACCGGGGCTACTCGGTCGCCGAGCTCTCGCTCGACGACCTGCTGGAGGTCTACCGGATGCGGGAGCTGCTGGAGTCGGAGGCGGCGACGGTGGCAGCGGAGCGGTTCGGCGAGTCCGACCTGGCGGTCATCACCGAGGCGCAGCGCGAGGTCGAGTCCGCGTCGCGCGTCGGCGACCTGGTGGGCATGATCGCGGCGAACCGGCGCTTCCACTTCGCGCTGCTGGAGCCCGCGCGGATGCCGCGGCTGCTGCGGGTGGTGCGGACGCTGTGGGACGCCACGGACGCTTACCGGGCGGTGTACTACAACTCCGACGCCAACCGGGCGAGGGTGCACGAGGAGCACGCCGCGATCGTCGACGCGGCCAAGCGGCACGACGCCGCCGAACTGGTCGTCCTGCTGACCGAGCACCGCGAGCACGCCGTCGACACGCTGCGGGCCACCATCCCGGCCGAGCAGGACTGA